The following nucleotide sequence is from Zingiber officinale cultivar Zhangliang chromosome 10A, Zo_v1.1, whole genome shotgun sequence.
TCAATTATATTTTGAATGACAATCGACAAGTTAGGATAGAGATATATAAAAGAAATTGGCTCCAACAATGAACAATGGCATCCCAGAGCATGAGGGGTAGAGCTCATTGCTTCCCAATCACCACTTACATTCAACTCTTCTCCATCAACACTTCTTCGGTTCTTCTCATGCAGAAAACCATCGTCGTAAAGATGGATCTAAAATAGAAAGCAGGCTACACAAATTAGAAGGAAAATttacaaacaaacaaataatacAAAGCAGTGTAGCGAGGTGGCCTTCCCGTTTACACATTAGGATATTTGCATCTCAAGAGCAAGATGTCAAAGAAGGCTGTCAAAAACAGGATGTGAAAGAATAGAGGAGTATTTGAACATCCCATCCCATGTTTGTATCACGGAAGTGAGCCCGTGTTTGGGAGGAGACCCTGGGCACGCTTGGGCCTCCATTCCGTTCGTGCCCGTAGAACCTCTGCTCCGCTCTCCGACCGTAGAAGATGCTGACACTCCAAGCCAGTCTCCGGCAAATGGTTGCTCGAGACGGCCGCCAGCGACTGCAGAACACTGTCCTTCCCGCACTCCCTCCTGTACTCCATTGTCATGCCTGAAAGCTCATGGCTCTCCAGGATTGAGATCGGCGCGCTCTGCATCCAAAGCAAAGACAGCACTTTTGGATCAATCCATGTCTTTCCTTGCAAATCATTGGCGGGTGGTCCGCCACAAAGTAACACTATTAGATGCAACTTGAAATAATTGAATCATTTTTTTAGTCGGATCATATTGCGGTGCAGGCCCAGAATGCCGTGAGATACAGAGGGGAGAAAAGAGAGGCAGCATGTGATGCTCCAGTGGTAGTCAATGGACCCAACACCATGTGACACACTAACAAACAGACAAGATTGAGATGTTTCATCAACTAGAAGAGTTGAGAAGATTCTCCTGGTTGCAAATTAGTAAATTTGTGTGCCAACGAGATTAAGACAGTAAAATCACATCTAAAATAGGATTACCAAATCTAAGACATGGATGATGTTTGCCAAGAGTATGAAGAAAGAAGATATAATAGCACTGTAAAATTATAGGGAATTGATATACACAAGGTAGGGAAAGCGAGTGACAAGTGCTCAATAGAATGTTCTCGACCACAATGTGATACACTGTTATTAAGCATTAACATCAAAATAATTCGACAATTGACCGAAGAGCGcacttaaaattgtgaaattttcaaAAGAAGCACCTACCTTTCAGATTTCCCAAATGACGCACTTGTTTTTCATTTTACCCCTCCCGCCAATCACAATGGCGTTGCATTCAAAGAACAGCACCACAGTATGCTAGAGATTTCAAAGTGTTGGTTTTAGATGATTTTTGAAATGCAACACCACAGTGGTACTATTCTTTGAAATCCAACACAGAGAGATACAATGGAAAATAAGTGTGTGCCCTTTGGGTAATCTGAAAGTTAGGTAAGCCTTTGAGAATTTCACAACTTTAAATGCACCCTTTAATTAATTGCTGAAAATAATTCATATAATGTGCCAGAAAGATTCATAATACTGTCTTCAAAATGTCAAATGCATAATTCTAATCAACGAATGTAGCATTAAATTACCTCAAGGATCCATCCAATATATTTAACGTTGTTAACATGCTGGTTGACATCCAAATCACCCCACCGCGGCTGCATTTGACACGGAGAAATATTTACACATCATATTCACGGAATCTTGAAACAATAAAGACACACATCCAAAGTTCCAGACTTACAGTTAGCCCTGTTCGAACATAATCTGCATTATCATCTTCGAGCTTTGAAAGTTTTCTGCCGTCGTCATTTATAATAGGATCACGGTCCATAAAATAGGATCCTATTTCTGCACGGACTTCCTCTGGAATTTTTGACAATCTCCTAGTCTGTTTGTTCATCATCACCCACACACTGCATGTAAAGGCCACAGTCAAGAAGACCACAGGAGCCACATTAAATTTTCAAATGAGAAAGAGAATGCGCATACTTCTAGAATTTCAAGTtacttaaaaagaaaagatttgCTGCACAAAAAATGCCATTACAGAACTAACCTAGTTGCTCGCAGAACAGTTTGGCCAGTTCGATAGTCCCGAACATGCCAATCTCGACGCATCCCATTTTTCCCAGATGAAGCCACCCATGTATCCACTTGAACAACATCTTCCCTTAAAATAGATAGAAGAAGACAATTTAGAAACAATGCATATTAAACTTGTTATAGGAAAGATATAGCATAGGCAATGGCAATATATTATAAAAGTACAAGAATTCATTTGCTTGAGCAAAGCAGTAAAATATAATTGaagaaaatttataaataaataaatcattgaTTTAATAAAAGAGAGCAGCCTCATGATCAGAACAATTAAAAAGGATACAATCCAAAACAACAAATGACATAAATTGTTTGTTGAGATATATGATAGTAGAATCAATGAGTAGTTTTCACTAAAAGAGATAACTCCTAACAAACACAGTACTAGAATTTCAACCTAATAGTAAAGCCCAATATAGACACACAGGCATGGACTATTGAAGCTAAGTTGCAGCAAGTAAGAGCAGATTTAATTTTAGCTTGTACTTCTGCAGTGAATTCAATGTATGAACTGACATGTGAGACAAAACTGCAACGGCAATTTGATATTTTGCAAGAAAAAATAACCATCAGAAAACAAAAAATGGAGAACAAAATTTCTCAGGCACATAAGGCATAAGCTTGCTTAATGTTTCTAGCATGGACTTTTAGAAGCCCAAAACAAGGAAGATTTTTTGCTCTTTTTTTTTGTAACTAATGATAAAACAAATACCAAGATTTTGATATAGAGAGAGAATATACCAGGAAGGATATTGTTCAACAAGGGCTTGCATCTTGGTAACAACCCAAATCAAATTTCTCTTACTCATTTCAGGAGTTGAGCCAAAGCCAGCACCCATTAACCCAGCACTCCTTACATGATTAAGAGCAGTTTCCTGCGGAATATGTAAACCAACTGCTAAAATTGAAACAATGAAAGCTAAACCGAAGGTGATTCAAGCAATAATCCACCAGCAAACCTGTAGATGATTCATCAAGGTCTCTATAGACGCTGTTCGATCTGCCCCTATTTCATATGACCGAATGGAGAAATTCTGTCTGAAAACCATTCCATCCTGCATGATCTTCCCAAGCCCAAATGCATCGGCAAGCATGTCAGGTCGCTTGGGCTTCCAGTCAATAAGTGTAAATTGCTTTTCCGCTGCCAAAAAGATAGTAGTTACGGCAGCAAAGAGAAAACTCCAATCTGGTAGCTGGTTGTAGAATGTTCTTGAGGATGAGGGAGCTTCTTCCTCGATCGTGTGGGATTCAGATTTCAGGACGACCTTTGTCCCGTTGACCTTAGGAGGTGCTTGGGCATGAGCCTTAACCTGCATAGCTCCAGATGACGAGGCGGGCTTGGCTACAATGCCTCGAACGCCTAAACTTTCAGGAGTTTCATTAATGGCCCTTGATGCTTTGGATGACACCACAGACGAGGAAGATGGGACTGGGAAGAAGGCAGAAGCAGCCACAGACGCAACCATGATCGAAGCTAAAAGTTGCAGCCTTTCTCCTGCTCAACCGGAACTGAAGAACAGACCTGGAAAACacaatttttcagattttatgaatgAACTTAATTGACATTTGGTAAATCTAAAACttttagagaaaaaaatgatgaaaaaaatgcTTGTCAATGAATTAAGTCAAAAATTAGCAATCTCTCTAAATTATTCAATCAACAACTTGGGGAAGAAAACAACTTTAATCTTCCAGTCAAAGAAATAAGCAACTAATTAGAGAAATTTCAGAAAAAGGTTGCGCCTCAACATTAGTAACTTTGATGGCTCGACACAGACAAAGGGGGAAAAAAAGCTAAAAGGACTTCTCGGAAAAGAAAGGCGCCGTCTACAGAATCCCTCCTCTAATcaattagaagaagaagaagaagaagaagaagaagaagaaaagctagCTAAGAACGACAAATTCCTTTTCCGACTCACAAACCATAGAAGGAGTCATCCCAAACCAAAATTTCCTCACTTTTTAGTTCGAAATCAAACAAAacagaaaacaaatcgaagccaCAAGACATACCTAGCAGATTAATTACAGAGAGGACGAAAAATCCGACACACAACGGAATGCTGGGAAACAAAACAGCAAGACGGCAGAAATCATATTCATTCAAACCTCCGGTTGAACGCAAGGCTTGGAGAAGCAACGAGACGGTCGGTCAGCTTCCTCTCCCCGAACGAATCACCGCCCGCGGTCGTCGCTGATCCCTTTCGCCttcacctcctcctccttctccctctagGTAGCTTCTTCTGCTTCTCGATCGTTCTACGAAGAAGCGACGAAGCctccgagagagagagagaaaaaaaatggagCTTTTTTCCCACTTTTCCAAATTCCAAATACAGCGGTTTTCGACAATGCGAAACGGGCCCTTCTTATTTGAATTCACATACGCTGTCATCCGACCGACCCAGAGCCTCCCGTCAAGTTATGTGGGACCGCCATCTCCAGTTTCGTGGGACCGCCTTCGTACGCGGCCCCCCAATTAAGAAtcacttaattataaaattaggGTCATTAATCTGGAAcattctaatttaattaaaattagtgAGGAGCTGTTTTTAGCACCAAGGCACATGGGGATGGGATGAGAGATTAATCATCAGTGTGGATAATGAATCaagcttaataaaaatattaataaataaataaaatcagcgTGACTATTTTACCCCTATTAAAAGCATTACGCGGTCAACTTTGAGGAGAAGCGTAGCGTTAGTTTATTCAATATTAGGTGGAAGGTACAGCTATAAACACTTC
It contains:
- the LOC122027139 gene encoding palmitoyl-acyl carrier protein thioesterase, chloroplastic-like encodes the protein MVASVAASAFFPVPSSSSVVSSKASRAINETPESLGVRGIVAKPASSSGAMQVKAHAQAPPKVNGTKVVLKSESHTIEEEAPSSSRTFYNQLPDWSFLFAAVTTIFLAAEKQFTLIDWKPKRPDMLADAFGLGKIMQDGMVFRQNFSIRSYEIGADRTASIETLMNHLQETALNHVRSAGLMGAGFGSTPEMSKRNLIWVVTKMQALVEQYPSWEDVVQVDTWVASSGKNGMRRDWHVRDYRTGQTVLRATSVWVMMNKQTRRLSKIPEEVRAEIGSYFMDRDPIINDDGRKLSKLEDDNADYVRTGLTPRWGDLDVNQHVNNVKYIGWILESAPISILESHELSGMTMEYRRECGKDSVLQSLAAVSSNHLPETGLECQHLLRSESGAEVLRARTEWRPKRAQGLLPNTGSLP